In one Deltaproteobacteria bacterium genomic region, the following are encoded:
- a CDS encoding THUMP domain-containing protein, with product MTEKKRVIRRVARPASERKTSMNCFAAVPRGAEEIAAAELQALDIQGASAGRGGVSFVTDHAGLYRANLWLRTASRILVTMATFPCASPEDLYAGVHGIVWHDLIRPSMTLAVDCTLRDSAITHSGFVALKTKDAIVDRIRKHCGTRPNVNTSSPNVRINIHLAKNVCTVSLDSSGDALDRRGYRLERTEAPLRETLASAIIALTGWDGTMPLADPMCGSGTIPIEAGFFAGRVAPGRNRSFGFQRWLDFDAGLWDLILADAEKGIQKLPVGLITGYDQDSRALALARRNADAAGFEGQIYFFHSALDEFTPEGDKGVVIMNPPYGKRLGDVEKLKDLYRQIGDIMKQRCRGWTGFVLTGNMELAKHIGLKASRRFVLFNGPIECRLLRYELY from the coding sequence ATGACTGAAAAAAAGCGTGTGATAAGGCGTGTTGCACGTCCGGCCAGTGAACGGAAAACATCAATGAACTGCTTTGCAGCAGTACCGCGAGGAGCCGAAGAGATCGCCGCAGCCGAGTTACAGGCTCTGGATATTCAGGGAGCAAGCGCAGGACGAGGCGGTGTGTCATTTGTTACCGACCATGCCGGTCTGTATCGTGCCAATCTCTGGTTGCGTACCGCCAGTCGGATATTGGTAACTATGGCCACGTTTCCCTGTGCATCGCCTGAGGACCTCTACGCCGGTGTGCACGGCATTGTCTGGCATGATTTAATAAGGCCCTCCATGACGCTTGCAGTGGACTGTACGTTACGGGATTCGGCCATCACCCATTCGGGATTTGTCGCTCTCAAGACCAAGGATGCCATTGTCGATCGTATTCGCAAGCATTGTGGCACCCGTCCCAACGTGAACACATCATCACCGAATGTTCGTATAAATATTCATTTGGCAAAAAATGTCTGTACGGTATCTTTGGACAGTTCCGGCGATGCGCTTGATCGTCGCGGCTATCGTCTTGAGCGCACTGAGGCTCCCCTGCGGGAGACCTTGGCATCTGCCATTATTGCCCTGACCGGTTGGGACGGCACAATGCCCCTGGCTGATCCCATGTGCGGATCGGGTACCATTCCCATTGAAGCAGGTTTTTTTGCAGGACGGGTGGCTCCGGGGCGCAACCGGTCATTTGGTTTCCAGCGCTGGCTGGATTTCGACGCCGGATTATGGGATCTGATTTTGGCTGATGCTGAAAAGGGTATTCAGAAGCTGCCTGTCGGGCTCATTACGGGATATGACCAGGATAGCCGTGCGCTTGCACTGGCACGCCGCAACGCTGATGCAGCAGGTTTTGAAGGGCAGATATACTTCTTTCATTCGGCCCTGGATGAGTTTACGCCGGAAGGTGATAAAGGAGTCGTGATAATGAACCCCCCTTACGGCAAGAGGTTGGGTGATGTTGAGAAGCTCAAGGATCTTTATCGTCAGATTGGTGATATAATGAAGCAGCGTTGCCGGGGATGGACAGGCTTTGTATTGACCGGGAATATGGAACTGGCCAAACACATCGGCCTCAAGGCATCACGTCGGTTTGTGTTATTCAATGGGCCGATTGAATGCCGTCTCCTCAGGTATGAGTTGTATTAA
- a CDS encoding DUF433 domain-containing protein, translating into MNAHDMIETKPEVMLGKPVIKGTRIPVDLIVRKLGEGASFEDLLDAYPNLSKEAIQAALIYAADMIRNETTIFLKTGTAD; encoded by the coding sequence ATGAATGCCCATGACATGATAGAGACCAAACCGGAAGTGATGCTGGGGAAACCCGTCATCAAAGGGACCAGGATACCTGTCGACCTCATCGTAAGAAAATTGGGTGAAGGCGCCTCTTTTGAAGATTTACTGGATGCTTATCCAAATCTGTCGAAAGAAGCCATCCAGGCGGCGTTGATTTACGCCGCCGATATGATCCGCAATGAAACAACTATCTTTTTAAAGACAGGCACTGCCGATTGA
- the thiH gene encoding 2-iminoacetate synthase ThiH, which translates to MSFYEEIQRYGTFNFEGFFERIAGADIEKIIAKYRLNERDYLALLSPAAETYLEEMAQRAHRLTVQHFGRVILLYTPLYLSNYCVNHCVYCGFQVNNKLERKKLTPLEVEKEAEIIAVTGLKHVLILTGESRQHSPVSYIKECVEILKRYFTSISIEIYPLEESEYAELIAAGVDGLTVYQEVYDEEVYAQMHPAGPKRNYRYRLEAPERACKAGIRTVNVGALLGLNRWRTEAFFTGLHADYLQNKFPEVEVSISPPRMRPHLGGFQPRVEVSDRNLLQYMLAFRLFMHRGGITISTRERSDLRDHLVKLGATKMSAGSCTAVGGRSEYCSTGQFEISDGRSVSEMAGMLYSQGYQPLYKDWQILSGGNYDCT; encoded by the coding sequence ATGAGTTTCTACGAAGAAATACAACGGTACGGCACATTCAATTTCGAGGGTTTTTTTGAACGGATTGCCGGCGCCGATATCGAAAAAATTATAGCAAAATATCGTCTTAATGAACGGGATTATCTGGCACTGCTGTCCCCTGCGGCGGAAACTTACTTAGAGGAAATGGCCCAGAGAGCCCACCGCCTTACCGTTCAGCACTTCGGCAGGGTGATCCTTCTTTATACCCCGCTTTACCTCTCCAATTATTGCGTAAATCATTGTGTGTATTGTGGATTCCAGGTAAACAACAAACTGGAAAGGAAAAAGCTGACTCCTCTCGAGGTAGAGAAAGAAGCGGAAATTATCGCGGTAACCGGCCTGAAACACGTTCTCATTCTCACCGGGGAATCAAGGCAGCATTCGCCGGTTTCCTATATCAAGGAATGTGTTGAGATCCTGAAAAGATATTTCACGTCTATCAGCATCGAAATCTACCCGCTGGAAGAAAGCGAGTATGCGGAGTTGATAGCCGCGGGTGTGGACGGATTAACCGTCTACCAGGAGGTTTATGACGAGGAGGTTTATGCCCAGATGCATCCGGCAGGCCCGAAACGAAATTACCGTTACCGCCTGGAAGCCCCGGAACGCGCCTGCAAGGCGGGGATAAGGACAGTCAATGTGGGCGCCCTGCTCGGGTTGAACCGGTGGCGAACCGAGGCTTTTTTCACGGGACTGCACGCCGACTATCTTCAGAACAAGTTTCCGGAAGTTGAGGTAAGCATCTCACCGCCCCGAATGCGTCCGCACCTGGGTGGATTCCAGCCCAGGGTTGAGGTAAGTGATAGAAACTTATTACAATACATGCTGGCGTTCAGGCTTTTTATGCACAGGGGCGGGATTACCATCTCTACCAGGGAGCGTTCCGATCTGCGGGATCACCTGGTCAAACTGGGAGCTACTAAAATGTCTGCCGGTTCCTGTACCGCCGTGGGCGGCCGGTCGGAATATTGTTCTACCGGTCAATTCGAGATATCGGACGGGCGGAGCGTATCTGAGATGGCAGGGATGCTCTACTCCCAAGGTTACCAGCCGTTATATAAAGACTGGCAGATTTTGTCCGGAGGAAATTATGACTGTACATAG
- the thiE gene encoding thiamine phosphate synthase, producing MTVHRRSLAGLLEADIYGITAEEYSLGRSNIEVVARMIDSGIRVIQYRENEKSDRQQYEECLIIRKMTRDAGVTFIVNDRPDLALLADADGVHLGQDDLPPEKVRKLVGGEMFIGLSTHSPAQAEAAVRLGVDYIGVGPIFATNTKKDVCAPVGLEYLDYVVRNIRLPFVAIGGIKEHNIAEVYRRGAGCIALVTEIVGAPDIGARVHALRAAIGSASL from the coding sequence ATGACTGTACATAGGCGGTCCCTGGCCGGTCTGCTTGAGGCGGATATTTATGGGATTACGGCAGAGGAATACTCCCTGGGCAGGAGCAACATTGAAGTGGTGGCGCGGATGATTGACTCCGGAATCAGGGTCATTCAGTACCGTGAAAATGAAAAGAGTGACCGGCAGCAGTACGAAGAATGCCTGATAATAAGGAAAATGACCAGAGATGCCGGGGTTACTTTCATCGTCAACGACCGTCCCGACCTTGCCTTGTTGGCGGATGCGGACGGGGTGCACCTGGGCCAGGATGACTTACCCCCGGAAAAAGTCAGGAAACTGGTGGGGGGGGAAATGTTCATCGGTCTTTCTACGCATTCTCCCGCCCAGGCCGAGGCCGCAGTACGGTTGGGCGTTGATTATATAGGGGTCGGTCCCATCTTTGCTACGAATACCAAGAAAGACGTGTGCGCCCCGGTGGGACTGGAATACCTTGATTATGTTGTGAGAAATATCAGGTTACCGTTTGTGGCCATCGGCGGAATCAAAGAGCACAATATAGCCGAGGTATATCGGAGGGGAGCCGGATGTATCGCGCTTGTGACAGAAATTGTTGGAGCTCCCGATATAGGCGCCAGGGTGCATGCCCTAAGAGCAGCCATAGGGAGTGCATCTCTCTGA
- a CDS encoding helical backbone metal receptor translates to MRMMRICFLATLLWITLSGTVFPAPPERIVSLAPSVTEILYDLGLGDRIAAVTTFCDYPPQALDKPKIGGYSNPSIEAIIAMKPDLVVMIDDGNPIEIRNRLTKLNIKTYVFRAKRLTELPQGIRDLGIVLGIKDRASKRADRIETAIRKYERKIQKSPPRYLKKKAIFIIQAEPLIVAGTNTVIDDALKLLGLQNIASDTASPYPKYSIEEVIRRSPDVIFMGQGPMTRETSKGFLKRLGSLDAVKKGRVYYTSESLYRLTPKAISGIEEIAGYLGRY, encoded by the coding sequence ATGAGAATGATGAGGATTTGCTTTCTGGCAACGTTGTTATGGATTACTCTTTCCGGTACCGTTTTTCCCGCACCGCCGGAAAGAATTGTTTCCCTGGCCCCCTCTGTTACAGAGATCCTCTACGATCTTGGCCTCGGAGACCGGATTGCGGCAGTTACCACCTTTTGCGACTATCCGCCGCAGGCGCTCGATAAACCGAAAATCGGCGGTTATTCGAATCCATCTATCGAAGCCATCATCGCTATGAAACCTGATCTGGTTGTTATGATCGACGATGGGAATCCGATAGAAATCCGAAATAGGTTAACGAAACTCAATATTAAAACGTATGTATTCAGGGCTAAACGCCTTACGGAGCTTCCGCAGGGAATCCGCGATTTAGGAATCGTACTCGGTATAAAAGATCGGGCCTCCAAACGGGCGGACAGGATTGAGACAGCGATTCGTAAGTACGAAAGGAAGATTCAGAAATCCCCTCCCCGCTATCTTAAGAAAAAGGCGATTTTCATAATTCAAGCAGAACCATTAATTGTCGCAGGAACGAACACGGTCATTGATGACGCCCTAAAACTCTTAGGATTACAAAATATCGCCTCCGATACTGCTTCACCTTACCCAAAATATTCTATTGAGGAGGTAATCCGGCGATCTCCCGATGTTATCTTTATGGGGCAAGGTCCGATGACCAGGGAAACGTCAAAGGGTTTCTTGAAAAGATTGGGCAGTCTCGACGCCGTCAAGAAAGGACGTGTCTATTACACGAGTGAATCACTGTACAGGCTGACGCCGAAAGCCATTTCCGGGATCGAGGAGATAGCGGGTTATCTCGGCAGGTATTAG
- a CDS encoding thiazole synthase: MLKIGDRELTSRLFLGTGKFSSNKLIPEVVKASGAQVVTVALRRVDMEFEEENIAAFVPKDCILMPNTSGARNAQEAVRIARLARAAGCGNWVKIEVITDNRYLLPDNFETIKATEILAAEGFVVLPYMSPDLTAAKKLVDAGAAAVMPLGSPIGSNRGLRTKEMVRILVEEISLPIIVDAGIGRPSEAAEAMEMGVAAVLVNTAIATAGNPVAMARAFGMAVEAGRMAFLSGPGEIMDIARASSPLTGFLRDS; encoded by the coding sequence ATTTTAAAGATCGGAGACCGGGAATTAACCAGCAGGCTTTTTCTGGGAACCGGCAAGTTTTCTTCCAACAAATTGATCCCCGAAGTTGTCAAGGCCTCGGGGGCGCAGGTAGTAACCGTGGCGTTAAGGCGGGTAGACATGGAATTCGAGGAGGAGAATATTGCCGCATTTGTGCCCAAGGACTGCATCCTGATGCCCAACACCTCGGGGGCCAGGAATGCCCAGGAAGCGGTCCGGATCGCCAGACTGGCCAGAGCTGCCGGTTGCGGCAACTGGGTCAAGATTGAAGTAATCACCGACAACAGGTACCTGCTTCCGGATAATTTCGAGACAATTAAAGCCACCGAAATACTGGCTGCGGAAGGTTTTGTGGTGCTGCCCTATATGAGTCCGGACCTGACGGCGGCAAAGAAGCTGGTTGACGCAGGTGCGGCTGCGGTGATGCCCCTGGGTTCTCCCATCGGCAGCAACCGCGGGCTCAGAACCAAGGAGATGGTGAGGATCTTGGTGGAAGAGATTTCTCTCCCCATCATTGTGGACGCCGGAATCGGGCGCCCCTCCGAGGCGGCGGAGGCCATGGAAATGGGTGTGGCGGCAGTGCTGGTGAACACCGCCATAGCCACAGCCGGTAATCCGGTGGCCATGGCCAGGGCCTTCGGCATGGCCGTTGAAGCCGGACGCATGGCCTTCCTGTCAGGGCCGGGGGAAATCATGGACATTGCCCGGGCATCTTCACCGCTTACGGGATTTTTGAGGGATTCTTGA
- a CDS encoding DnaJ domain-containing protein — MDQLIVRNIIEPNGRKTYRCLACGNVVTIGRRRYCSLECRKRLLYKLDVRTGLIKALNTKYATFYFSDVMIIMDMLPYGSEEIFSFFYPRSPGKKPAEDFSTMADMLGNIWWAEKKRTNKRYVASNHVLEQAVRNNAQVLSVKPTMLKVPSIKAAYLSHLKLDKSALKAAELQKDIKDAYRRQAKIHHPDIGGDTATFRKIHQAYMELITWAKKPTYIKRRGFPDKWFYDGSTNKWTQPTPGQVQR; from the coding sequence ATGGACCAATTAATCGTTAGAAATATAATCGAGCCAAACGGCAGGAAAACATACAGATGTCTTGCCTGCGGTAATGTTGTAACTATCGGCAGGCGTAGGTACTGTTCCCTGGAATGCCGGAAACGGCTCCTTTATAAGTTGGACGTAAGAACAGGTTTAATAAAAGCACTGAACACAAAGTATGCAACATTTTATTTTTCCGATGTCATGATTATTATGGACATGCTCCCCTATGGCTCCGAGGAGATATTTAGCTTTTTCTATCCACGATCCCCCGGAAAAAAACCTGCTGAAGACTTCAGCACGATGGCCGATATGTTAGGGAATATTTGGTGGGCGGAAAAAAAACGAACAAATAAAAGATACGTAGCCTCAAACCATGTACTTGAACAAGCCGTCAGGAATAATGCACAGGTGCTTTCTGTCAAACCGACAATGTTAAAAGTTCCTTCCATTAAAGCAGCTTACTTGTCTCACCTAAAACTTGACAAATCAGCGTTGAAAGCCGCTGAATTACAGAAGGACATAAAAGACGCCTACCGGCGCCAGGCAAAGATACACCATCCTGATATCGGAGGCGATACCGCGACCTTCAGAAAAATCCACCAGGCTTATATGGAACTCATTACGTGGGCAAAGAAACCCACGTATATAAAGCGCCGTGGATTCCCCGATAAGTGGTTTTATGATGGAAGTACGAATAAGTGGACACAGCCGACACCGGGGCAGGTACAAAGATAA
- the thiS gene encoding sulfur carrier protein ThiS — protein sequence MKITLNGKKEIIEEGATVAGLIALKSLNPDAVIVEYNHDLIKKGEWTDIALKENDRLEILRFVGGG from the coding sequence TTGAAAATTACCTTAAACGGCAAAAAAGAAATTATTGAAGAAGGTGCAACGGTGGCCGGTCTCATTGCATTAAAAAGTCTAAATCCCGATGCAGTTATTGTGGAATACAACCACGATCTGATTAAGAAGGGAGAGTGGACCGATATAGCTCTGAAAGAAAATGACCGGTTGGAGATTTTGAGGTTTGTGGGAGGAGGTTAA
- a CDS encoding EamA family transporter translates to MSWFFLSLLAALGLATSDAVTKKYFSDQSPYMMGLIRLGYALPWLLTALFFIPWIIPDTTFWLCVLIGLPMEALAFYCYMKALKVSPLSLTVPFLAFTPGFIIVTGWIILGEKISPGGLCGIILIIAGAYSLNLSKTEYGLLGPLKAIFKEPGSRLMLFVSFIYAFTSTIGKLAIIHSNPYFFGIIYNVALTMVMIAFIPVAVKAEPLKNMIKKPLIGLILGAIVSIAIFSHMLAISMTNVAYMISLKRTSILFGVLYGALWFKEEKIAEKIMGTIIMLSGVFLIGWAA, encoded by the coding sequence GTGTCATGGTTTTTTCTTTCTTTACTTGCCGCTCTCGGTCTGGCCACATCAGACGCCGTCACAAAAAAATATTTCTCTGATCAGTCACCCTATATGATGGGGCTCATCCGGTTGGGTTACGCTCTGCCCTGGCTCTTGACAGCCCTTTTTTTTATACCCTGGATCATCCCCGATACAACATTCTGGCTCTGTGTACTCATTGGTTTGCCTATGGAGGCATTAGCGTTTTATTGCTACATGAAGGCCCTTAAGGTTTCACCCCTGTCTCTGACAGTACCGTTTTTAGCTTTTACCCCCGGGTTCATCATTGTAACGGGATGGATAATTTTAGGTGAAAAAATCAGTCCCGGTGGACTCTGCGGAATAATCCTAATTATAGCAGGGGCATATTCTCTCAATCTTTCAAAGACTGAGTACGGGCTCCTGGGCCCCCTGAAGGCTATATTCAAAGAACCGGGATCACGTCTGATGTTGTTCGTTTCCTTTATCTATGCTTTCACATCAACCATCGGCAAGCTTGCCATCATTCATTCCAATCCCTATTTTTTCGGCATCATTTACAACGTAGCCCTCACTATGGTAATGATTGCTTTTATTCCCGTGGCAGTGAAAGCCGAACCTTTAAAAAATATGATTAAAAAGCCTCTTATCGGTTTGATTCTCGGTGCAATTGTGTCCATAGCGATCTTTAGCCATATGCTGGCTATATCGATGACAAATGTCGCCTACATGATATCGCTGAAACGTACCAGCATTCTCTTCGGAGTTCTGTACGGCGCACTGTGGTTTAAGGAAGAAAAAATCGCGGAGAAAATTATGGGAACTATCATCATGTTATCAGGTGTATTTTTGATAGGCTGGGCCGCCTGA
- a CDS encoding DUF5615 family PIN-like protein produces the protein MNTKPLSILADESCDFSVIRALRTVGYSVNAIAEISPSLPDEAVLELAVAENRLLITEDKDFGEWVFAHQHAITGVLLIRYPASMRSSMVAAVIDLLGGHATELDGSFTVLEPGRARIRKKNKE, from the coding sequence TTGAATACAAAACCATTGAGTATTTTGGCAGACGAAAGTTGCGATTTTTCCGTCATTCGCGCACTGCGGACAGTAGGCTATTCCGTCAATGCAATCGCCGAAATATCCCCATCATTACCAGATGAAGCGGTATTGGAATTGGCGGTGGCGGAAAACCGGCTATTGATAACGGAAGACAAGGATTTTGGTGAGTGGGTTTTTGCGCATCAACATGCGATAACGGGCGTACTGCTAATCCGCTATCCGGCGAGCATGCGCTCCTCAATGGTTGCAGCCGTGATCGATCTGCTTGGGGGACATGCTACAGAACTTGACGGCAGCTTTACTGTTTTAGAGCCTGGAAGAGCGCGAATTAGGAAGAAAAACAAGGAATGA
- a CDS encoding BamA/TamA family outer membrane protein, which produces MIRIVHLVFIGIFLLIASVSFAAEDSRDAIPRFSIMRYQVEGNTLIAADKLEAILSPFTGIEKDFGTVQEAIEELEKAYRNRGFTMVAVMLPEQELEKGVVRLKVIENRIGNINIKGNRFFNRENILGSLPGLRQGETPNINAVSRSIKLANENPAKKIDLQLKNSDKKETEIDANLTVKDEKPWKAGITADNTGDKQTGRSRMGFLLQHANVFNLDHLLTLQYITSPENLKDVNIYSIGYHAPFYSLGSSIDLIGAHSNVNSGTINVSSYNMDVSGKGTILGLHYNQNLTRIGIYEHKVTLGLDYRAYENNVEFIGFQLGNNVTVHPLSLTYAGTLTFSKVNAGLYLMGIQNLAGSWDGRDGAEDFENARTGARRSYNMLRYGVNLGYAPGGDWQVRAVFNGQYTNDPLVPGEQYGIGGANSVRGFQEREFSNDRGYSGSFEIYSPDLCKLFNVSAFQSRILVFYDRGYVSRKDPLPGETVSTEIAGIGPGLRITDGKRFSLSADCGFVVDPPDENTARWSNVWHLSASILF; this is translated from the coding sequence ATGATACGCATAGTCCATCTTGTATTTATTGGGATTTTTCTGTTGATTGCCTCTGTCTCTTTTGCCGCCGAAGATAGCCGGGATGCGATACCTCGCTTTTCTATCATGCGTTACCAGGTGGAAGGGAATACGCTTATTGCCGCTGACAAACTTGAAGCTATCCTTTCCCCCTTTACCGGCATAGAGAAAGATTTTGGTACGGTGCAGGAGGCGATTGAGGAGCTTGAAAAAGCCTACCGTAACCGCGGCTTTACCATGGTCGCGGTGATGCTGCCGGAGCAGGAGTTGGAAAAAGGTGTTGTTCGCCTGAAAGTCATTGAGAACCGTATAGGAAACATTAATATTAAGGGGAACCGTTTTTTTAACCGGGAGAATATTCTTGGCAGTTTGCCGGGGCTGCGTCAGGGCGAGACTCCCAATATCAATGCCGTATCTCGCAGTATCAAGCTTGCGAATGAGAACCCTGCAAAAAAGATAGACCTGCAACTGAAAAACAGCGACAAAAAGGAAACCGAAATTGACGCGAACCTTACGGTGAAGGATGAGAAGCCCTGGAAGGCAGGTATTACCGCGGACAACACGGGAGACAAGCAGACCGGCCGATCGCGCATGGGCTTCCTCTTGCAGCATGCCAATGTCTTCAACCTGGATCATCTCCTGACACTTCAATATATTACCTCTCCGGAGAATCTGAAAGATGTCAATATTTACAGCATCGGTTATCATGCGCCGTTCTATTCATTAGGGTCGTCCATAGACCTGATCGGCGCCCATTCGAATGTGAATTCCGGGACGATAAACGTGTCCTCATATAATATGGACGTAAGCGGCAAGGGAACAATACTGGGTTTGCATTACAACCAGAATCTCACCAGGATCGGCATTTATGAACATAAGGTAACCTTGGGCCTGGATTACCGGGCTTATGAAAACAATGTAGAATTTATTGGGTTCCAACTGGGTAATAATGTCACGGTGCATCCCCTCAGCCTGACGTACGCCGGGACATTGACTTTTTCAAAAGTCAATGCCGGCCTTTATCTGATGGGCATACAAAATCTGGCGGGCAGTTGGGACGGGAGAGACGGTGCAGAGGATTTCGAAAATGCCCGAACCGGCGCCCGGCGGAGTTACAATATGCTGCGATATGGCGTGAATTTAGGGTATGCCCCTGGCGGCGACTGGCAGGTACGTGCGGTATTTAACGGGCAATATACCAATGACCCGCTTGTGCCGGGTGAACAGTATGGGATTGGCGGAGCGAACTCTGTCCGTGGTTTTCAGGAGAGGGAGTTCTCCAACGATCGGGGATATTCTGGGAGTTTCGAGATATACTCTCCGGACCTGTGCAAGTTGTTTAATGTCAGTGCTTTTCAGTCCCGCATACTGGTGTTTTATGACAGAGGGTATGTTTCCCGCAAAGACCCTTTGCCGGGCGAGACGGTCAGCACTGAAATTGCCGGCATTGGTCCAGGCTTGCGCATAACGGATGGTAAAAGATTCTCCCTCTCGGCTGATTGCGGCTTCGTGGTTGATCCCCCCGATGAGAACACAGCACGATGGAGCAATGTCTGGCATTTGTCGGCAAGTATATTGTTTTAA